A stretch of Zootoca vivipara chromosome 13, rZooViv1.1, whole genome shotgun sequence DNA encodes these proteins:
- the LOC118095020 gene encoding asialoglycoprotein receptor 1, with protein MTTSFANSQVPPDIPPRSTSIDMDSPPEPSMAKEYEDLQSLPVAGKRGQHFGRAFQSTGRRVCPTNRLVSVLVGFCLVLTLSVALLGVQRTRFSGDQGAAAEALKSLNLTVKAGLGSIQQKRNSTRTKLATLEKTMDDQVSKMEKVKKQVEDQLDTLKQDSRAFRCEIVELRSNGSKTGCCPKGWKNFEESCYWMSQDSASWNQAKLDCEKKEAHLVIINSPKEKRFVNQHRRSGDLWIGLTDVTGVWKWVDGTSYVLQQEDWAEGQPDHWYGHGLGGGEDCVQAVSNGLWNDNHCSRRFRWMCEMELGL; from the exons ATGACAACTTCTTTTGCCAA CTCTCAGGTCCCGCCGGATATTCCGCCTCGCTCCACCTCCATCGACATGGATTCACCTCCCGaacccagcatggccaaggagTACGAAGATCTCCAAAGCCTGCCTGTGGCAGGCAAAAGGGGGCAGCACTTCGGGAGAG CATTCCAGTCGACCGGGCGCCGGGTCTGCCCCACCAACCGCCTCGTCTCGGTCCTGGTGGGATTCTGCCTCGTCCTGACCCTCTCGGTGGCTTTGCTTGGCGTCCAGA GGACTCGGTTCAGTGGAGATCaaggggcggcggcggaggctcTCAAGAGTCTGAACCTGACGGTGAAAGCGGGGCTCGGCAGCATCCAACAGAAGA GGAACAGCACCAGAACGAAACTGGCCACGCTGGAGAAAACGATGGACGACCAGGTTTCTAAGATGGAGAAAG TCAAGAAACAAGTCGAAGACCAGCTGGATACCTTAAAGCAGGACTCGAGAGCTTTCCGCTGTGAGATAGTGGAGCTGAGAAGCAACG GGAGCAAAACTGGGTGCTGCCCGAAAGGCTGGAAGAATTTCGAGGAGAGCTGCTACTGGATGTCTCAGGACTCGGCTTCTTGGAACCAGGCCAAGCTTGACTGCGAGAAGAAAGAGGCTCACCTGGTGATCATCAACTCACCGAAAGAGAAA aGATTCGTGAATCAGCACCGGAGGTCCGGTGACCTGTGGATCGGCCTGACGGATGTCACGGGAGTCTGGAAGTGGGTGGACGGGACTTCGTACGTGCTCCAGCAAGA GGACTGGGCTGAAGGACAGCCAGACCACTGGTACGGCCACGGCCTGGGAGGCGGAGAGGACTGCGTCCAGGCCGTGTCCAACGGCCTCTGGAACGACAACCACTGCTCTCGCCGATTCCGTTGGATGTGCGAAATGGAGCTGGGGCTCTAG